From one Amphiura filiformis chromosome 13, Afil_fr2py, whole genome shotgun sequence genomic stretch:
- the LOC140167830 gene encoding G-protein coupled receptor GRL101-like — protein MKARFMVEVPLVVINGGSFQGLKSLVTLVIVRGSSIIKELEVKTNAFDGMPSLQTMYNDDHRLCCFFSNLETCRTIETYSPLFNCGSMMQNQVLRVFMWVLGISAVVGNIFVIVLRMKEKTASETQSKQRLFIFHLALSDSLMGVYMIILACADIYYGDEYFKFSDAWRNGIVCRITGFLGLLSSEASVFFISLITIDRFICVAFPFGRARMTLTSSKTAVGFLWCVALVLSAVPVLLAGPDSDFYDLSDVCIGLPLITRPSSFNFESEGLGGTLNFNLPVSTESKPAWYFSIILFLVVNLACFVIIFICYVIMFVRVKTSAQQVGRKESFNDEIKMAIKMAAIVGTDFICWFPIILMGLLSQLGAVVIPLDAYVWSVVFILPINSSLNPYLYTITTLISDNKKK, from the exons ATGAAAGCAAG GTTTATGGTGGAGGTACCATTGGTCGTTATTAATGGCGGATCCTTCCAAGGATTGAAGAGCTTAGTAACTCT AGTAATTGTACGAGGTTCCTCTATTATCAAGGAGTTAGAAGTAAAGACTAATGCGTTTGATGGGATGCCAAGCCTCCAGACtat GTACAACGATGACCATAGACTATGCTGTTTCTTCAGCAATCTTGAGACATGCCGGACAATTGAGACATATTCACCACTATTTAATTGTGGTAGTATGATGCAAAATCAAGTTCTGCGGGTATTTATGTGGGTATTAGGTATAAGCGCTGTTGTTGGGAATATATTCGTTATTGTTTTACGTATGAAGGAGAAAACTGCTTCTGAAACTCAATCTAAACAACGTCTTTTCATCTTTCATCTGGCTCTTTCTGATTCTCTGATGGGAGTTTACATGATAATTTTGGCATGTGCTGACATTTATTATGGTGATGAATATTTCAAATTTTCTGACGCTTGGCGTAATGGTATTGTGTGCCGAATCACCGGCTTTCTAGGGCTTCTTTCAAGCGAGGCATCTGTGTTTTTCATTTCCCTTATTACAATCGACAGGTTCATCTGCGTAGCGTTCCCATTTGGTCGTGCTAGAATGACCCTGACTTCTTCAAAAACTGCTGTTGGTTTTCTATGGTGCGTTGCTTTGGTTTTATCGGCCGTTCCTGTTCTGTTGGCGGGACCAGATTCAGACTTTTATGACCTTTCAGATGTTTGTATTGGATTACCTTTGATAACACGTCCATCAAGCTTTAATTTTGAGTCAGAAGGTCTGGGTGGGACATTAAATTTCAATTTGCCGGTATCTACGGAATCCAAACCTGCGTGGTATTTCTCAATTATCTTGTTTCTCGTGGTTAATCTCGCGTGCTTTGTGATCATATTCATCTGCTACGTCATAATGTTTGTAAGAGTGAAAACCAGTGCTCAACAAGTCGGGCGCAAAGAGAGTTTCAACGACGAAATCAAAATGGcgatcaaaatggccgccatcgtTGGTACTGATTTCATTTGTTGGTTTCCGATCATCTTGATGGGGTTACTTTCTCAGTTAGGAGCAGTTGTAATTCCTCTGGATGCGTATGTTTGGTCTGTGGTGTTTATTTTGCCGATCAATTCATCACTGAATCCGTATCTTTATACGATTACTACTTTGATTTCTGATAATAAGAAAAAATAA